The following coding sequences are from one Macaca nemestrina isolate mMacNem1 chromosome 1, mMacNem.hap1, whole genome shotgun sequence window:
- the LOC139355929 gene encoding uncharacterized protein produces MQVRLESLTWAPYLICLQRTLLGHSLHSQQPPCPQHRRFHVGSRRVTAVESRKSRGAPSPARTQDPLRRVRDPTPILASSPGLRRGARSGGYDQEASEPGVVGLCCAVSPIHPRLALSGVGGPDLRRFQEGPQRPWDPSEAGKVVRVFLPAVGGGSAGGRRVGPPVSYCEGCVGAEGLGAPQLLWERLRVPARNPHQADAGPSTQRLAPATQGVPTAGALNARIF; encoded by the coding sequence ATGCAGGTCAGACTAGAGTCTTTAACTTGGGCACCATATCTGATCTGCCTTCAGCGCACACTTCTGGGCCACTCTCTGCACTCTCAACAACCCCCTTGCCCCCAGCACCGTCGGTTTCACGTCGGGAGCCGCCGCGTAACCGCGGTGGAATCTCGCAAGAGCCGGGGCGCCCCCTCACCTGCCCGCACCCAGGATCCGTTGCGCCGCGTTCGGGACCCCACCCCCATTCTGGCCTCTTCGCCGGGGCTCAGGCGGGGCGCTCGGTCAGGCGGTTACGACCAGGAGGCGTCGGAACCTGGCGTGGTAGGGCTGTGCTGCGCGGTCAGTCCCATTCACCCTCGCCTGGCGCTCTCCGGCGTGGGCGGGCCGGACCTCCGCCGCTTCCAGGAAGGGCCACAACGGCCGTGGGACCCCAGCGAGGCGGGTAAGGTCGTCCGCGTCTTCCTGCCGGCGGTCGGCGGAGGCTCGGCGGGCGGACGGCGCGTGGGGCCGCCGGTGTCGTACTGCGAGGGCTGCGTGGGCGCGGAGGGCCTGGGCGCTCCCCAGCTGCTGTGGGAGCGCCTCCGAGTCCCCGCGCGGAACCCTCACCAGGCAGATGCTGGCCCATCCACCCAGCGCCTGGCGCCGGCCACGCAGGGGGTCCCGACCGCAGGAGCTCTCAACGCGAGGATCTTCTGA